A single window of Sphingobacterium sp. ML3W DNA harbors:
- a CDS encoding universal stress protein, with amino-acid sequence MNKSIIVALDLTDHDLTLIKFAQQVQSTYQIAKVHFVHNIKISELDEILSDMMEDRQIGPMISKNLENKIKSIFKESDSYDLTLLEGDNTEFGISEWVKKMNKPTTALLGWKTVENGTGAMAQKLIRIFQGDVLLIPRDTSFKMQSILIPTDLSSNFSKVKNKVEDLLPTGSPFQVSIIKSFNIPSVFFPFIDDQETKVKAEKLIMVQYEALKKKLKISDTWSFKAVYQNGKSISDIILRENKNCRADMLVMAAKGASTIATIFLGSTTNEIINRDPFQVLYIVK; translated from the coding sequence ATGAACAAATCAATCATAGTAGCGCTAGATCTTACGGATCATGATCTCACGCTTATCAAGTTTGCACAACAGGTCCAATCTACTTATCAGATTGCTAAAGTACATTTTGTACACAACATCAAAATATCAGAGTTGGACGAAATCCTGAGCGATATGATGGAGGATAGACAGATAGGTCCCATGATCTCAAAAAATCTTGAAAACAAAATCAAGAGTATTTTCAAAGAGTCTGACAGTTACGATTTGACCTTACTGGAAGGAGACAATACCGAGTTTGGCATCAGCGAATGGGTAAAAAAGATGAACAAACCGACCACAGCATTGTTGGGTTGGAAAACAGTGGAAAACGGCACAGGTGCCATGGCGCAAAAGCTTATCCGCATATTTCAGGGCGATGTCCTATTGATACCACGAGATACATCGTTCAAAATGCAGTCCATCCTGATTCCAACAGATTTAAGCAGCAATTTTTCAAAAGTAAAGAACAAAGTAGAAGATTTGTTGCCTACAGGCAGCCCTTTCCAAGTATCAATAATCAAATCTTTTAATATACCGAGCGTATTCTTTCCATTTATCGACGATCAGGAAACCAAAGTAAAAGCCGAAAAACTGATTATGGTCCAATATGAAGCTTTAAAGAAAAAATTAAAGATATCCGATACTTGGAGTTTCAAAGCCGTATATCAAAATGGAAAAAGTATTTCGGACATCATCCTACGCGAAAACAAAAACTGTAGAGCAGATATGCTTGTCATGGCTGCCAAAGGAGCCAGTACGATCGCTACTATATTTCTTGGAAGCACGACCAATGAGATCATCAATAGAGATCCCTTCCAAGTGTTATATATTGTCAAATAG
- a CDS encoding tetratricopeptide repeat protein has product MHCLSTYHHTYLLKHFIGLFFLALSIISCRNTSTQQVTLEIDKAKQQAIVNKYLIDSAQQYSYYSKEWQKYIDMGLKEDSTIAYLWQQKAMPLFKQGKYELGMKYLDKAVLYDKDNYLNYRGFIKCIFAKTYREAIVDFEEAISRHGDSHVMDHSYRFYIALSLLQLNEFEKAEAILKEVVDKMLQERGEEWVHHLELFYYGISQYEQGKYEAAVITFDRALKRYEQFSDVKYYKAISMAHLGKLEDATALLEEARVNREKGYTINEDNVIYERYPYQIRFDKNSLFQ; this is encoded by the coding sequence ATGCACTGTTTAAGCACCTATCATCATACCTATTTATTAAAGCATTTTATAGGGCTTTTCTTTTTGGCACTATCTATAATCAGTTGCCGCAATACGAGCACACAACAAGTTACACTTGAAATTGATAAAGCTAAGCAACAAGCTATTGTAAACAAATACCTCATAGACAGTGCACAGCAATATAGCTACTATTCAAAGGAATGGCAAAAATATATAGATATGGGTTTAAAAGAAGACTCTACCATAGCTTATCTATGGCAACAAAAAGCAATGCCTCTATTTAAACAAGGGAAATATGAATTGGGTATGAAATACCTTGATAAAGCTGTTCTTTACGACAAAGACAATTACCTCAACTATAGGGGATTTATCAAGTGCATCTTTGCTAAAACCTATCGAGAAGCAATAGTCGACTTTGAAGAAGCCATTAGCCGTCATGGGGACAGTCATGTAATGGATCACTCCTATCGGTTTTACATTGCATTGAGTCTATTGCAGCTAAATGAATTTGAAAAGGCAGAGGCTATTTTAAAAGAAGTGGTTGATAAAATGTTGCAAGAACGTGGTGAAGAATGGGTGCATCACCTAGAGTTGTTCTATTATGGCATCTCGCAATATGAACAAGGGAAATATGAAGCGGCAGTGATCACCTTTGATCGTGCGCTAAAAAGATACGAACAGTTTTCTGATGTAAAATACTATAAAGCGATTTCGATGGCTCATCTTGGTAAACTCGAAGATGCCACTGCTTTACTTGAAGAAGCGAGGGTAAACAGAGAAAAAGGATATACAATCAATGAAGATAATGTCATTTATGAACGTTATCCTTATCAAATCAGATTTGATAAGAATAGCCTATTTCAGTAA
- a CDS encoding GLPGLI family protein: MKNLFYLLFLSLFHFNVQAQEKPAKFDTKIMYKFTYQNDSISSASRKSVFTQLMIGDDESHFQTLSKFRGDSALALAQGSNMSFYRYGRIEPNNFLIVKREDIISTYEPVNGMGFKGNNELSYYEEKKVDMQWEIHPDTAHIHNFVCQKATTDWGGRTWVAWFTMDIPISDGPYKFCGLPGLVLSISDRDKYFTFDMVSISKVNGVSVTLDQLRPDLVLQKTTKDNFFKERKKLRNNMTEYALLTGARLSEESKVNIRAEMKTDNNHIERH; the protein is encoded by the coding sequence ATGAAAAACCTTTTTTACCTTTTATTTCTTTCACTATTCCATTTCAATGTTCAGGCTCAGGAAAAACCCGCGAAATTTGATACGAAGATTATGTATAAGTTTACCTATCAGAATGATAGTATCTCCAGTGCTTCCCGAAAAAGTGTTTTTACACAATTGATGATCGGTGATGATGAGAGTCATTTTCAGACCCTATCAAAATTTAGAGGTGATTCAGCATTGGCGCTGGCACAAGGTAGTAATATGTCTTTCTACAGGTATGGTCGTATAGAACCCAATAACTTTTTAATTGTAAAGCGGGAAGATATTATTTCCACCTATGAACCCGTAAACGGGATGGGATTTAAAGGAAATAATGAACTGTCCTACTACGAGGAAAAGAAGGTGGATATGCAATGGGAAATACATCCGGATACTGCCCATATACATAATTTTGTTTGCCAAAAGGCCACGACAGATTGGGGAGGAAGAACATGGGTCGCTTGGTTCACGATGGATATCCCGATTTCAGATGGGCCGTACAAATTCTGTGGACTTCCTGGCTTAGTGTTATCCATATCAGATCGAGATAAGTATTTTACATTCGATATGGTCTCCATCAGTAAAGTAAATGGGGTATCAGTCACTTTAGATCAACTACGCCCAGACCTTGTTCTCCAAAAGACAACAAAAGATAATTTTTTTAAGGAAAGGAAAAAATTAAGAAACAATATGACCGAATATGCGCTATTAACTGGAGCCAGATTATCTGAAGAAAGTAAAGTAAATATTCGTGCAGAAATGAAAACAGATAATAACCATATCGAACGGCATTAA
- a CDS encoding TolC family protein, which translates to MKKILIIALLLTLGVRMAVAQKQWSLEDCVSYAIEHNLPLKRQDVLVAIKNLDQEMAHRERLPAVGSYFNGYSTFGHSQDVFGTIRRNDNFNSNMGINAEMTLYQFNYLRNQAKKATVEAEQEQLEKEVLKRDLTLKIVQGYLQVLLTQALVDAQDSAINFSVQLLDKAEKSTAIGATAPAVVFEAKANLAREKQQYQQYHKETQQAKLTLAQHMNYADYSALRVYDPLLESEIFKTGIRGTKSDLIQEAIRHNPILNKYENQLIGLDIESKLFKAADYPMVKGSASLGTTYFNAFKTANERPFFGQSKDNFAQQIAIAVTIPVFNKGRTKRQLQQVNLRKQEIGLLSENEKIQQIQILEKLQLDWKESKQQYEISTEAFSATKESLVYSRRSFMAGKVSIYDINNSKNNLIKSEAEMIRARYNTLFSLLMLHYHVSGDIKFSY; encoded by the coding sequence ATGAAAAAAATACTAATCATCGCTTTGTTACTCACTTTGGGAGTAAGAATGGCAGTTGCACAAAAGCAATGGTCCTTGGAAGATTGTGTGTCTTATGCAATCGAACATAATCTTCCACTAAAACGTCAAGATGTTTTAGTGGCTATTAAAAATTTAGATCAAGAAATGGCCCATAGAGAGCGACTTCCTGCAGTTGGAAGTTATTTCAATGGGTACAGTACATTTGGCCATTCTCAGGATGTGTTTGGTACCATCCGTCGCAATGATAATTTTAATAGTAATATGGGGATTAATGCCGAGATGACCCTGTATCAATTTAATTATCTGCGCAATCAAGCAAAAAAAGCGACCGTAGAGGCAGAACAAGAACAGCTTGAAAAAGAAGTTCTAAAAAGGGATTTGACACTTAAGATAGTACAGGGTTATCTACAAGTTCTGCTGACACAAGCTTTGGTTGATGCACAAGATTCAGCAATCAACTTTTCAGTGCAATTATTGGATAAAGCTGAAAAGAGTACTGCGATAGGGGCAACTGCTCCAGCTGTAGTGTTTGAGGCAAAAGCGAATTTGGCAAGAGAAAAACAACAATATCAACAATATCATAAAGAAACTCAGCAAGCCAAATTAACCTTGGCCCAGCATATGAACTATGCGGATTATAGTGCATTAAGGGTGTATGATCCTCTTTTAGAATCCGAGATTTTTAAAACAGGTATAAGAGGAACAAAGTCAGATCTCATCCAAGAAGCAATAAGACATAATCCCATACTTAACAAGTATGAAAATCAATTAATTGGACTAGATATCGAATCTAAACTATTTAAAGCAGCAGACTATCCGATGGTCAAAGGATCCGCAAGTTTAGGCACTACCTATTTTAACGCATTCAAAACTGCAAATGAACGGCCATTCTTTGGCCAGTCCAAAGATAATTTTGCACAGCAGATAGCTATAGCGGTAACGATTCCCGTATTTAACAAGGGCAGGACTAAAAGACAGTTACAGCAAGTCAATTTACGTAAGCAGGAAATCGGATTATTGAGCGAAAATGAAAAAATACAACAGATACAAATTTTAGAAAAGCTTCAGCTCGATTGGAAGGAAAGTAAACAGCAATATGAAATTTCGACAGAGGCATTTTCTGCGACAAAAGAATCGTTGGTGTATTCTAGACGTAGTTTTATGGCAGGTAAAGTTTCCATCTATGATATCAATAACAGTAAAAATAACCTGATAAAATCGGAAGCCGAAATGATTCGAGCCCGATACAATACATTATTTAGCCTCTTGATGCTGCACTATCATGTGTCTGGAGACATCAAGTTTTCATATTAA
- a CDS encoding peptidase domain-containing ABC transporter, with protein MKKSPVRIKQHDIRDCGAACLASVASYYGSDIPIAKIRQHCHTDTRGTNVLGMIQGLQELGFTAKGVKGAIDAIPQIPLPAIAHVVLNGQLQHYIVIYQVHKGQVTVMDPGLGKVQQYSIEEFQKIWTGVLILLEPNEYFKQRNEKTNVYNRFWNLIKPHKSIVLQALVGAVVYTLLGLSSSLYIQKITDFVLVDGNVRLLNLLSVAMLVILFFQVIIGTLKSVMVLQTGQRIDRYLILGYYKHLLSLPQRFFDTMKVGEIISRVNDAVKIRAFINDVAIQAVVNVLIVVFSFALMFSYFWKLALIILLVIPFYFFVYWLTNKLNKKVERRLMEEGAELESHLVESLTSVKTIKQFGMETYFNSGTDHKFTYLLKTIYSSVLNGLFSGTSSEFLSRLFTIILLWAGSYYVIDRTITPGELLSFYALIGYLTGPVSQLIGMNKTLQNALIAADRLFEIMDLEREENEGKLDLVSNEVGDILFENIRFSYGSRVEVFKDFSCRIEKGKMTAIIGESGSGKTTLGALIQQLYPVQSGKIHIGQYDLNYISKQSLRERIAIVPQQIDLFSGNVIENIAVGEEVPNFQRLMTVVKELDMMSFIEKLPSGFETYLGENGSMLSGGQRQRIAIARALYRDPDILILDEATSALDTGTELVIQRAFDRFRAAGKTMLVIAHRLSTIAGADTIMVMQDGQIVEQGSHEQLLLTASAYRDMWKKQSVILD; from the coding sequence ATGAAAAAATCTCCAGTCCGTATTAAGCAACATGATATCCGTGATTGCGGGGCAGCCTGTTTAGCCTCTGTTGCAAGTTATTATGGGTCAGATATTCCAATAGCAAAAATACGACAGCATTGCCACACCGATACCCGAGGTACCAACGTACTTGGCATGATCCAAGGATTACAGGAATTAGGGTTTACAGCTAAAGGAGTGAAAGGAGCTATAGATGCCATACCACAAATCCCTTTACCAGCGATTGCACACGTCGTTTTAAATGGTCAATTGCAGCACTATATTGTCATTTATCAAGTCCATAAGGGTCAGGTCACGGTAATGGATCCCGGTCTGGGGAAAGTCCAACAATACAGTATAGAAGAATTTCAGAAAATCTGGACTGGCGTGTTGATCTTATTAGAACCCAATGAATATTTTAAGCAGCGGAATGAGAAAACTAATGTTTACAATCGTTTTTGGAATCTGATAAAACCACATAAATCGATTGTTTTACAAGCATTAGTCGGTGCAGTTGTTTATACCTTACTCGGTTTGTCCTCTTCACTTTATATCCAAAAGATTACCGATTTTGTACTTGTAGATGGCAATGTTCGTTTACTCAATTTACTCTCGGTCGCCATGTTGGTTATTTTGTTCTTTCAAGTAATCATCGGTACGCTCAAAAGCGTCATGGTGTTACAAACCGGACAACGGATTGATCGCTACCTGATCTTGGGCTATTACAAACATTTACTAAGTCTTCCACAGCGTTTTTTTGACACGATGAAAGTCGGAGAGATTATATCGAGAGTAAATGATGCAGTCAAAATTCGGGCATTTATCAATGATGTTGCCATTCAGGCCGTCGTTAATGTTTTAATTGTTGTGTTCTCATTTGCTTTAATGTTCTCTTATTTCTGGAAACTGGCATTGATTATTTTATTGGTCATTCCTTTTTATTTCTTTGTCTATTGGTTAACCAATAAGTTGAATAAAAAAGTGGAACGCCGGCTTATGGAAGAAGGAGCTGAACTGGAATCGCATCTAGTCGAATCACTCACTTCAGTCAAGACCATCAAACAGTTTGGTATGGAGACCTATTTCAATAGCGGTACTGATCACAAATTCACCTATCTCTTGAAGACCATTTACTCGTCCGTATTGAATGGACTTTTCTCTGGGACATCGAGTGAATTTCTCTCCCGCCTGTTTACAATTATTTTACTCTGGGCTGGATCCTATTATGTGATTGATCGTACGATTACACCGGGCGAGTTGTTATCATTTTATGCTTTGATCGGATACTTAACAGGACCCGTTAGTCAATTGATCGGAATGAATAAAACATTGCAAAATGCATTGATTGCTGCCGACCGCTTGTTTGAAATTATGGATCTTGAGCGAGAAGAAAATGAAGGTAAACTGGATTTGGTGAGCAATGAAGTCGGTGATATTTTATTTGAAAATATACGGTTCTCCTATGGATCTCGAGTCGAAGTGTTCAAAGACTTCAGTTGTCGAATAGAAAAAGGCAAAATGACTGCTATCATAGGTGAGAGTGGAAGTGGCAAAACTACTTTAGGAGCACTGATCCAGCAATTGTATCCTGTCCAATCGGGGAAGATTCATATTGGACAATATGATCTTAATTATATTTCTAAGCAATCTCTTCGAGAGCGCATCGCAATCGTTCCGCAGCAGATTGATCTTTTCTCTGGTAATGTTATCGAAAATATTGCTGTAGGGGAAGAAGTTCCAAATTTCCAACGTTTGATGACTGTCGTTAAAGAATTGGATATGATGTCGTTCATTGAAAAACTACCCTCAGGTTTCGAAACCTATTTAGGAGAAAATGGCTCTATGTTATCCGGTGGACAAAGACAGCGTATTGCCATTGCTAGAGCACTTTATCGCGATCCGGATATCTTGATTCTTGATGAAGCAACATCAGCGTTAGATACCGGGACCGAGTTGGTTATTCAACGTGCTTTTGACCGATTTAGAGCAGCCGGTAAAACCATGCTCGTTATTGCTCACCGATTGAGTACCATAGCAGGGGCAGATACCATCATGGTTATGCAAGATGGTCAGATTGTCGAACAAGGTAGTCATGAACAACTGTTATTGACAGCGTCAGCTTATAGAGATATGTGGAAAAAGCAATCCGTTATTCTAGATTGA
- a CDS encoding HlyD family secretion protein, which produces MHKTNIIYILLLIAVAVTLAVLPFVRIPISISAPGIIRPQTENTKIISLVSGRIVDSQISGNNQRVTKGDTLFVVVSKELQNKLSFNQHMAADYQQQISDLMFLLSRKHVGLQSSLYQMELVSMKQRMSEVQSQLTLAKREFERNDYLFSQGIIAQAEFDKSRYTYEQLKNQVLSIEKQQMAQWSAKLRELQQKYQSNSTERDAIEIDGENYIVRAPLSGTVVNLKGFQKGSQIIQGQDILEISPEDNLIAECMVPANAIGYIKDKQAVKFQIDTYNYNQWGFLTGSVQDIDYNLVANQNNAPFFKVRCHIDGNHLSLPNGSKVTVGKGNTFNARFFLVDRTLWQLLFDRADDLFNPNLGNKITS; this is translated from the coding sequence ATGCACAAAACCAATATTATTTATATTTTGTTGTTAATTGCTGTTGCTGTCACACTTGCTGTTTTACCTTTTGTACGCATTCCGATATCTATTTCTGCACCTGGAATTATTAGGCCGCAAACAGAGAATACGAAGATCATTTCCCTTGTAAGTGGTCGTATTGTGGATAGCCAGATCAGTGGAAACAATCAACGGGTGACGAAAGGGGATACTTTATTTGTGGTTGTCTCAAAAGAACTACAAAATAAATTGTCTTTCAATCAACATATGGCAGCCGATTATCAACAACAAATCTCTGATTTGATGTTTTTATTATCTAGGAAACATGTTGGTTTACAAAGTAGCTTATATCAGATGGAGCTTGTTTCTATGAAACAACGCATGTCCGAAGTGCAATCACAATTGACATTAGCGAAACGCGAATTTGAACGTAACGATTACTTATTCAGTCAAGGTATTATAGCTCAAGCGGAGTTTGATAAAAGTAGGTATACATATGAACAATTGAAAAATCAGGTTTTGTCAATTGAAAAACAACAGATGGCACAATGGAGTGCAAAGTTGAGAGAACTGCAACAAAAATATCAATCTAATTCAACAGAAAGAGACGCTATTGAAATAGATGGAGAAAACTATATCGTCAGAGCACCCTTAAGCGGGACAGTGGTCAACCTGAAAGGTTTTCAAAAAGGAAGTCAAATCATACAAGGACAAGATATATTAGAAATATCTCCAGAAGATAATTTAATAGCCGAATGTATGGTTCCAGCAAATGCCATTGGTTATATTAAAGATAAGCAAGCGGTCAAATTTCAGATAGATACCTATAATTATAATCAGTGGGGGTTTCTCACAGGTTCAGTTCAAGACATCGATTACAATCTGGTAGCCAATCAGAATAATGCGCCATTTTTTAAAGTTCGTTGCCATATAGATGGCAATCACTTGAGTTTGCCCAATGGTAGTAAAGTTACAGTTGGTAAAGGTAACACCTTTAATGCCCGTTTTTTTCTGGTCGATCGGACACTTTGGCAATTATTGTTTGATCGGGCGGACGATCTCTTTAATCCCAATCTAGGTAATAAAATAACTTCATAA
- a CDS encoding rhomboid family intramembrane serine protease, with protein sequence MQFFDVFPTFQEAPYSYIIVPILMISSILGFYTKPYFHALLLHPYELARGKRLHTLLTSAFIHRNWIHLLFNMLIIYGLGYDMFGNIMQVYGSVSAYLLTPLLFSLLIIIPNAFLVLNKRNDFYFTSIGASGLTFGLYGFSALFFPLQKINHLFIPWIHNAAQYWLYILIVLTLLSCVKISKINRSLHIVAYLLGSIIALITRNESIYEFTKALFLKF encoded by the coding sequence ATGCAATTTTTTGACGTATTTCCAACTTTTCAAGAAGCTCCTTATTCATATATTATAGTCCCTATCCTGATGATCAGTAGCATCCTAGGTTTTTACACTAAACCCTATTTTCATGCTTTACTTTTACATCCTTATGAACTCGCAAGAGGTAAGCGCTTACATACGTTGCTTACCTCTGCATTTATACATAGAAATTGGATACACTTGTTGTTCAACATGTTGATTATATATGGATTAGGATATGACATGTTTGGAAACATCATGCAAGTATATGGCTCGGTATCTGCATATTTACTAACACCACTCTTATTTTCTCTACTCATTATTATCCCTAATGCATTTCTGGTATTAAATAAAAGAAATGATTTTTACTTTACCTCTATAGGAGCTTCTGGACTTACATTTGGCCTTTATGGTTTCTCAGCATTGTTCTTTCCTTTACAAAAGATTAATCATTTATTCATTCCTTGGATTCATAATGCTGCTCAATATTGGCTCTATATATTGATTGTTTTGACCCTTTTGTCATGCGTGAAAATTTCCAAAATAAATAGGTCGTTACACATTGTTGCTTACTTATTAGGTTCAATTATTGCATTAATAACTAGAAATGAGTCTATTTATGAATTTACGAAAGCCTTATTTCTTAAATTCTAA
- a CDS encoding helix-turn-helix domain-containing protein, translated as MSKAEIGTFIRQKRENLKLSQEAVAFFLEISQAAYSKIERNETKVKVDQVYKIAEYFGVSIYELLPPSLASDVTGENILGLGYHYLILGFKKITSFCK; from the coding sequence ATGTCAAAAGCTGAGATTGGAACTTTCATAAGACAGAAAAGAGAAAATCTAAAATTATCGCAAGAGGCTGTTGCCTTTTTCTTAGAAATATCACAGGCTGCATATTCTAAAATTGAACGGAATGAAACCAAAGTAAAAGTTGATCAGGTTTATAAAATTGCGGAGTATTTTGGTGTAAGCATTTACGAGCTTTTACCTCCTTCATTAGCAAGCGATGTTACAGGTGAAAATATACTTGGTTTAGGATACCATTATCTTATTCTGGGATTTAAAAAAATAACATCATTCTGTAAATAG
- a CDS encoding alkaline phosphatase, translated as MVSLKGAIYNKWSVLLIAACLCGGPLFSKAQTLNEKFEQLMFNRDKGQLNKSVYAGHSHNDYWQAQPLYTAYYAGMESIEADVFLRNGKLMVAHDAKEIKNERTLNALYLEPLVALYRKNGHTAFTDSTKHLQLLIDIKEDYKRLLPILVKEVEQYGDIFNPIKNPNAIKVIVTGGRPSPEGFKNYPKWLFFDGEVNWTYDAVSLAQTGLISADLKDYTDWNGKGLPENIPAIEKAVAKADSLGLRFRFYGTHDSPNAWQQLINQGVYWINTDQPKSLELFLDQRARSSFQLDKPHDVYKPSFQYDAKDRQVKRILLLVGDGMGLAAVKAATLANGGSLNMTQIKTVGLSQTEALNADNTDSAAGGSAIATGQKVNNRAISVDAHGQGLPSVAAVLADKGWKTGVISVGDVTDATPAVFYAHQQERNESESILGQFAQSKMDFILGGKPDWLKKENNWKGYAGISVLDNTIDQAGGKQIVFLSDEFLKPVKDGRPAILTKTMLDGVKFLSRENKPYFLMAESAQIDYAGHANDLKYSIMETLDFDNTIAEALRLADQDPEMLVIVTADHETGGLTLLDSDRKSGRVVVNFSSNDHTNAFVPVFAYGARSFLFQGVYDNTAIFHKLLEAVK; from the coding sequence ATGGTAAGCTTGAAAGGTGCCATTTATAATAAATGGAGCGTATTATTGATAGCGGCTTGTCTATGCGGCGGACCTTTGTTCTCAAAGGCACAGACCCTCAATGAAAAGTTTGAACAATTGATGTTCAACCGGGACAAAGGACAGCTTAACAAAAGTGTTTATGCCGGGCATAGTCATAATGATTATTGGCAAGCTCAGCCTTTATATACGGCCTATTATGCCGGTATGGAGTCTATCGAAGCTGATGTTTTTCTTCGGAATGGCAAATTAATGGTGGCTCATGATGCAAAGGAAATCAAAAATGAACGCACCCTTAATGCGCTATATTTGGAACCTCTTGTTGCGCTGTACCGTAAAAATGGCCATACTGCATTTACGGATAGTACCAAGCATTTGCAGCTATTGATTGACATAAAAGAAGATTATAAGAGGTTATTACCCATCCTTGTAAAAGAAGTGGAGCAATATGGTGACATTTTTAATCCGATTAAAAATCCAAATGCAATTAAAGTAATCGTTACGGGAGGAAGACCTTCGCCTGAAGGTTTCAAAAACTATCCCAAATGGTTATTTTTTGATGGTGAGGTCAATTGGACCTATGATGCGGTGAGTTTAGCGCAGACAGGGTTGATCAGCGCTGACCTAAAAGATTATACGGATTGGAACGGGAAGGGATTGCCTGAAAATATACCAGCAATTGAGAAAGCGGTCGCTAAAGCAGATTCTCTAGGACTTCGTTTTCGTTTCTATGGAACACACGATAGTCCGAATGCTTGGCAGCAGCTCATCAATCAGGGTGTCTACTGGATCAATACAGATCAACCTAAGTCTTTGGAATTATTTCTTGATCAGCGTGCACGCTCGTCATTTCAATTGGATAAACCGCATGATGTTTATAAACCCAGTTTTCAGTATGATGCGAAGGACCGCCAAGTGAAGCGGATTCTACTATTAGTTGGAGATGGTATGGGGCTTGCAGCAGTAAAGGCAGCGACTTTAGCAAATGGTGGATCCCTGAATATGACACAGATTAAGACTGTTGGACTTTCACAGACCGAGGCTTTAAATGCTGATAACACCGATTCTGCCGCTGGAGGTTCTGCCATTGCTACGGGGCAGAAGGTTAATAATCGGGCTATTTCCGTGGATGCTCATGGCCAGGGACTTCCAAGCGTTGCTGCGGTTTTAGCCGACAAAGGGTGGAAGACTGGTGTTATAAGCGTTGGTGATGTGACGGATGCTACCCCGGCAGTTTTCTATGCCCATCAGCAGGAACGGAATGAAAGTGAATCCATCTTAGGACAGTTTGCACAATCAAAAATGGATTTCATTCTTGGAGGAAAGCCAGATTGGTTAAAAAAGGAAAATAACTGGAAGGGATATGCCGGTATTTCGGTCTTAGACAATACCATAGATCAAGCAGGAGGTAAGCAAATTGTTTTTCTTTCGGACGAATTCCTTAAACCGGTTAAAGATGGTCGGCCAGCAATTTTGACAAAAACGATGTTGGATGGTGTCAAGTTCCTTTCTCGTGAAAATAAACCATACTTCCTGATGGCAGAGTCTGCGCAGATTGATTATGCTGGGCATGCCAATGATCTTAAATATTCAATCATGGAAACATTGGATTTTGACAATACGATTGCTGAAGCCCTGCGTTTGGCGGATCAAGATCCAGAGATGCTGGTTATTGTAACTGCAGATCATGAAACGGGGGGACTTACCTTATTGGATTCAGATCGTAAATCTGGACGTGTAGTTGTTAATTTTAGTAGCAACGATCATACAAATGCCTTCGTTCCGGTATTTGCTTATGGTGCACGATCATTTTTATTTCAAGGAGTGTATGATAATACTGCGATATTCCACAAATTGTTGGAAGCTGTGAAATAG